AKCCTGRTCGCTCYCTGCCGCCAGGGACMACACCACCCGAAAGCCAANNTNGMCGTNNANGAAGMCGGAYGGATGRTMCCWGCCCCGGARGGCGGCGCGGGCGCYCCTTCGACKGTYGAACCACGAGCCGCCGCGCACCACGCGCAGGTCARGACCTGCCAGCCGCTCCCGCCCGYCGGCGGGGTCGTAAGGRTAGCCGTAATCGGGCCGCATAATGTCCAYGCCCCACTTGCTGCGCGTCCACTCCCAGACATTGCCGCTCAGGTCGAGCAGGCCGGTCCCCGGCGTGCCCCCCCCTGGGGAACAAGCCCACGGGCGAGGTCTGCCCCAGCCCGGTTTCCTCGTAGTTGGTGTGGTCGGGGGTGATCTCCTCGCCCCAGGGGTAAATCCTCAAGCCCTCACCCCCAGCCCCTCTCCCCATGGGAGAGGGAAGGCCGCCCCGGGCTGCCGCCTCCCACTCGGCCTCGCTGGGCAAGGTGAAACGATAACGCCCCGAGGCCACCGCAGCCCAGAAGCGCCCTCTTCCTCGCTTTGGGCTGATACCTGATGGCTGAAGGCTGCTATCTGCTCCCCCAGCCACGCACAGTAGGCCAGCGCCTCATACCAGGTGATCCCCACCACCGGCCGGGTGGCCGCGCCCCATTTAGGGTCCCCCCACCAGTGCGGGCGGCTGCGGCCCAGCACCCACTCTTTGTGCTGGCGCACAAGGTCTTTGTCCGGATGGGTTTCGATGGCCGAGAAGTCCG
This DNA window, taken from Anaerolineae bacterium, encodes the following:
- a CDS encoding formylglycine-generating enzyme family protein, with product MPSEAEWEAAARGGLPSPMGRGAGGEGLRIYPWGEEITPDHTNYEETGLGQTSPVGLFPRGGHAGDRPARPERQCLGVDAQQVGXGHYAARLRLXLRPRRRAGAAGRS